The Equus przewalskii isolate Varuska chromosome 5, EquPr2, whole genome shotgun sequence genome window below encodes:
- the LOC103548196 gene encoding LOW QUALITY PROTEIN: AP-4 complex accessory subunit RUSC2-like (The sequence of the model RefSeq protein was modified relative to this genomic sequence to represent the inferred CDS: substituted 3 bases at 3 genomic stop codons), with the protein MPLFELSRMDSPPKLPVETLIVHHIPLVHRQVPDRQCCGGSGSTRPTPFCPPELGITQPAQDRGQADSLLCNSLHSPPGGSARSADSTQSRGRDGRGPGAPTRHSPFLLREGVAEPRLGDLYEDSIGDSATQQSFHLHGAGQPTFQLSSFQLPPPGPRVGRPWRTRRSRVGVVEGQEQEPVTTLDTQECSTSYHCRPELGAETMELDECGGPGGSGSEGGASDKSGFSFDQEWKLSSDESPGNPRCTGSGPQHCHCSSTSSQPKADDPSLGCVSDSSCNSSDDVLVTFSTLCKMHGNSRANLNSAPRSCSGSSFCSHSDPGIFYLDLQSSPAEESHHPDNGGREGGYGGPHASSPELDANCNSYRPHCELCPAVADLTACFQSQARPVAATENYYKLVTWDLSSQXPPSPAGSSITSCSEEHTKSYTRPWPRPGPSQPSEXYVFQKPEVQPEEQEARVSSKEVAAPMGPAVIEGQVYINTSPPKLSTGRQRSQRHDRSLERSPPVRLGSLERMLSCPVCLSEAPAALARPSSPPRRVTSFAKLATDXKKSAGSGSAPLRVSIGDSSQDFSPMQETQQDRVGPLDKGTRCSHSLPSMPLGPGMDLLDPEPWSTQVCQGPQSSEMPPAGLGAAEQGPLAKLTDPGPALPGSPANNHTQRDARARADVKEPRGWRMPGYMRGLLSDRALPNTHPNQKRFFSLD; encoded by the coding sequence ATGCCCTTGTTTGAACTTTCCAGAATGGATAGTCCCCCAAAGCTGCCTGTGGAGACCCTCATTGTCCACCACATCCCCCTGGTGCACCGTCAAGTCCCAGACAGGCAGTGCTGTGGAGGGAGTGGGAGCACAAGACCCACTCCATTCTGCCCACCAGAGCTGGGCATCACCCAGCCTGCTCAAGACCGAGGACAAGCTGACTCCCTGCTCTGCAACAGTCTGCACTCTCCTCCAGGGGGCTCTGCACGGTCTGCAGACAGCACCCAGAGTAGGGGTCGGGATGGAAGAGGCCCTGGGGCCCCCACACGACACAGTCCCTTCTTGCTGCGGGAGGGTGTGGCTGAGCCAAGACTTGGTGACCTATATGAGGACAGCATTGGTGATAGTGCCACCCAGCAGTCCTTCCACCTGCATGGGGCTGGCCAGCCCACCTTCCAGCTATCGTCTTTCCAGCTGCCACCACCTGGCCCCAGAGTGGGCAGGCCATGGAGGACAAGACGTAGTCGGGTTGGAGTGGTGGAGGGGCAGGAACAGGAGCCAGTAACCACCTTGGATACCCAGGAGTGCAGCACTAGCTACCACTGCCGGCCGGAGCTGGGAGCAGAGACCATGGAGCTGGATGAGTGTGGGGGACCTGGTGGGAGCGGCAGTGAGGGTGGAGCCAGTGATAAATCTGGCTTTTCCTTTGACCAGGAATGGAAGCTCAGTTCAGATGAATCCCCAGGGAACCCCAGATGCACAGGCTCAGGACCCCAGCACTGCCACTGCAGTAGCACATCCAGTCAGCCCAAGGCGGATGACCCATCCCTGGGCTGTGTGAGTGACTCCTCCTGCAACAGCTCGGATGATGTGCTGGTCACTTTCAGCACCCTCTGCAAGATGCATGGCAACTCCCGTGCCAATCTCAACTCAGCCCCACGATCTTGCAGCGGCTCTTCCTTCTGCAGCCATTCAGACCCTGGCATCTTCTACCTGGACCTGCAAAGCTCCCCTGCTGAGGAGTCCCACCACCCTGacaatggaggaagggaaggaggctaTGGTGGTCCTCATGCCTCATCTCCTGAGCTTGATGCCAACTGCAACTCCTACCGCCCACACTGTGAGCTCTGCCCAGCTGTGGCTGACCTCACAGCCTGCTTCCAGAGCCAGGCCCGTCCTGTTGCAGCCACAGAGAATTACTATAAACTTGTCACCTGGGACCTGTCCTCCCAATAACCCCCAAGCCCAGCTGGCTCTTCCATTACTAGCTGCTCTGAGGAACACACCAAGTCCTATACCAGGCCCTGGCCCAGACCCGGTCCTAGCCAGCCCTCTGAGTAGTACGTATTCCAGAAGCCAGAAGTCCAGCCAGAGGAACAAGAAGCAAGGGTTTCCTCAAAGGAAGTGGCAGCTCCCATGGGCCCTGCTGTGATCGAGGGGCAAGTGTACATCAATACTTCACCCCCCAAACTTAGCACTGGACGTCAGCGCTCTCAAAGGCATGATCGCAGCCTGGAGCGAAGCCCTCCTGTTCGCCTGGGCTCACTGGAACGTATGTTGAGTTGTCCAGTGTGCCTGAGTGAGgcccctgcagccctggccagGCCTAGCTCCCCACCCAGGCGGGTCACCTCCTTTGCTAAGCTCGCCACGGACTGAAAGAAATCTGCAGGCTCCGGCTCCGCACCACTTCGAGTGAGCATTGGAGACTCCTCCCAGGATTTCTCACCCATGCAAGAAACCCAGCAAGATAGGGTGGGCCCACTGGATAAGGGCACTCGCTGCAGCCATAGCCTACCATCCATGCCATTGGggccaggcatggacctacttgACCCAGAGCCCTGGTCCACCCAGGTCTGTCAGGGCCCCCAGTCCAGTGAGATGCCACCTGCTGGCCTCGGAGCTGCTGAGCAAGGCCCCCTGGCCAAGCTGACGGATCCAGGGCCTGCTCTCCCAGGGAGCCCAGCCAACAACCATACCCAGAGGGATGCAAGAGCCAGAGCTGATGTTAAGGAACCTAGAGGCTGGAGAATGCCAGGATATATGCGTGGCCTTCTCAGTGACAGGGCCCTACCAAACACCCATCCAAACCAGAAGAGGTTCTTCAGCCTAGATTGA